The genomic window CTGCGCCATCATCGCCCCCTGGGTGACCCAGCTCGCCTGGATGTTTTCGACGTTGTCGAGGACGATGCGCGAGAGGGCGAGGACCTTGAGGTATTCAACGCCGCTCGCCGTCTCGCCGCCGAGTTCGGTGTTGGCGGGCTGAAAGGTCCAGGGGATGAAGGCGGTGAAACCGTCGGTCCGCGCCTGGATCTCGCGCACCCGAAAGAGATGCTCGACGATGTCCTCAGGCTTCTCCCGGCTGCCGAACATCATGGTGGCTGTGGTGCGCATCCCCAGGGCGTGCGCCTCCTCCATCACCGCCGCCCAGTCGCGCCAGCCGATCTTGTTGGGGGAGATCTCTTTCCTGACCTCGTCGACCAGCAGCTCGGCGCCGCCGCCGGGGACCGAGGCGAGCCCCGCCGCCTGCAGCCGGCGCAGGCACTCGGGCATGGCGAGCCCGGAGAGACTGGCAATGTGGATCACCTCGGCCGGCGACAACGAATGAATCTGCACCGCCGGGAAGCTTTTCCTGATTTGCCGGAATATCTCCTCGAACCACTCGATCTTCAGGTCGGGGTGCAGCCCCCCCTGCATCAGCAGTTGGGTGCCGCCATGCTCGACCAGCTCGGCCACCTTGCGCAGAATCGTCTCGTAAGGCAGGACATAGGCATCAACCGCCTCCGCCGGCCGGTAGAAGGCGCAGAATTTACACTGGGACTGGCAGACATTGGTGTAGTTGACGTTGCGGTCAACGACGAAAGTCACCCGGCCGTGCGGGTGCATCCGGCGCCGGATGCCGTCAGCGAGCTTGCCGACGGCGAGCAGGTCGGCCTCGGTCAGCAGCCAGAGAGCCTCCTCCCGATAAAGCGGGACGCCGGCGGCGATTTTGTGGCGGATCTTATTCATCATAAAACCAAAATTCTTTTGCCACAGAGATCACGGAAAAGACCAACGATAAAGGCGTTGATGTTTAATGCCATACAAGGCTCCGTTTTTCTCTGTGTCCTCTGTGAACTCTGTGGCTAATAGGTTCTCAACGCGTTGTACAGCGTATCCCGCTCCACCGGCACCCTGCCCGCCTTGCGGATGAGGCCGACGATCTGCTCCTTGGCCAGCGCCTGCGGCGAGTCGGCGCCGGCGTCGTGGCCGATCTTTTCCTCGACCACCGTGCCGTCGAGGTCGTTGACCCCGAAGGCGAGGGCCACCTGGGCAATCTTGAGTCCGAGCATCACCCAGTAGGCCTTGACGTGCCGGAAATTGTCGAGATAGAGGCGGCTGATGGCCAGGGTCTTGAGGGCATCGACCCCGCCGACCCCCTTGGCGCCGGGAACCCGCGTGTTGTCGGGCTGGAAGGCGAGAGGGATGAAGGCCTGGAAGCCGCCGGTGCGATCCTGCAGCGCCCGCAGCTTCGCGAGGTGATCGACCCGGTCGGCGTACTCCTCGACGTGGCCGAAGAGCATGGTGGCGTTGGTCTTGAGGCCCGCCCGGTGGACCGTCTCGGTCACCTCCAGCCAGCGTTCGCCGGAGATCTTCTCCGGACAGATCTTGGCCCGCACCCGCTCTCCCAGTATCTCCGCCCCGCCGCCGGGCATCGAGCCGAGTCCCGCCTCCTTGAGCTCGGCGATCACCTGCTCGACGCGCTGACCGGTAATCCTGGCGAAGTAGTCGATCTCAACGGCGGTGAAGGCCTTGATGTGCAACTGCGGGTTGTCGGCCCGGATGGCGGCAAGCATCTCCAGGTAGAAGTCGAAGGGAAGATCGGGGTGCAGCCCCCCGACCATGTGGATCTCCGTCGCCCCGCAGGCAGCAGCCTCGGCGCACTTTTCGAGGATGTCGTTGAGCGCCAGGGTGTAGCA from Desulfuromonadales bacterium includes these protein-coding regions:
- the mqnC gene encoding cyclic dehypoxanthinyl futalosine synthase; translation: MMNKIRHKIAAGVPLYREEALWLLTEADLLAVGKLADGIRRRMHPHGRVTFVVDRNVNYTNVCQSQCKFCAFYRPAEAVDAYVLPYETILRKVAELVEHGGTQLLMQGGLHPDLKIEWFEEIFRQIRKSFPAVQIHSLSPAEVIHIASLSGLAMPECLRRLQAAGLASVPGGGAELLVDEVRKEISPNKIGWRDWAAVMEEAHALGMRTTATMMFGSREKPEDIVEHLFRVREIQARTDGFTAFIPWTFQPANTELGGETASGVEYLKVLALSRIVLDNVENIQASWVTQGAMMAQVALFFGANDLGGTMLEENVVAAAGCSFRLSIEEIIELARGAGFIPAKRNTLYEILE
- the mqnE gene encoding aminofutalosine synthase MqnE, which translates into the protein MTRLFENIRTKIENGARVSDAEALELFAADDLLAIGELAALANRKKNGQRVFFNVNRHINYTNLCVNRCTFCAFSKGVDDDGCYTLALNDILEKCAEAAACGATEIHMVGGLHPDLPFDFYLEMLAAIRADNPQLHIKAFTAVEIDYFARITGQRVEQVIAELKEAGLGSMPGGGAEILGERVRAKICPEKISGERWLEVTETVHRAGLKTNATMLFGHVEEYADRVDHLAKLRALQDRTGGFQAFIPLAFQPDNTRVPGAKGVGGVDALKTLAISRLYLDNFRHVKAYWVMLGLKIAQVALAFGVNDLDGTVVEEKIGHDAGADSPQALAKEQIVGLIRKAGRVPVERDTLYNALRTY